One segment of Neoarius graeffei isolate fNeoGra1 chromosome 20, fNeoGra1.pri, whole genome shotgun sequence DNA contains the following:
- the LOC132869119 gene encoding uncharacterized protein LOC132869119 — translation MMKPVSVQSSMKLLLTALCVAAMISASQSSTPTTSTTSDSTPTTGSTPTTDSTPKPTSLSTAPSSATVNSSVTASTSGSTVTSSSVATPTTAKGGSGSVCASRDVLFAQLLVMLTVVMSAT, via the exons ATGATGAAGCCCGTCTCGGTCCAATCCAGCATGAAGCTCCTGCTCACTGCACTGTGTGTGGCAGCCATGATCTCAGCATCTCAG AGCTCAACTCCAACCACCTCAACAACTTCTGACTCCACCCCCACCACTGGCTCCACCCCCACCACTGACTCCACCCCCAAGCCCACCTCCTTGAGCACAGCGCCATCTTCTGCTACTGTGAACTCCTCAGTGACAGCGTCGACTTCCGGATCTACCGTCACTTCCAGCAGCGTGGCTACGCCTACAACTGCAAAAGGCGGAAGCGGGAGCGTCTGTGCGTCACGTGATGTCCTGTTCGCGCAGCTGTTGGTGATGTTGACTGTGGTGATGAGCGCCACCTAA